In a genomic window of Nocardiopsis mwathae:
- a CDS encoding S1 family peptidase, with product MTPIPHTLRLLGASLLALATLLALTPTATADTGRTATPTPTADDTVEIMAGDAVYGANTRCTIGATVMTADGTGGFLTTATCGRVGATVTLANGQRGTVVWSDRDGDGVAFVRGREDWILTPYARRYQGGGPLLIRGSQEADVGADVCRSGTTTGWHCGTIQAKNQTIPYPWRLRGMTRTDACGEPGDDGGPFYSGSQLQGILIAGSGNCRIGGITHFKPIAPVLQKHDLRLITG from the coding sequence ATGACACCCATCCCCCACACCCTGCGCCTCCTCGGCGCCTCCCTGCTGGCCCTCGCGACCCTCCTCGCCCTCACCCCCACCGCCACGGCCGACACCGGCCGCACCGCAACGCCCACCCCCACGGCCGATGACACCGTGGAGATCATGGCCGGCGACGCCGTCTACGGGGCCAACACGCGCTGCACCATAGGCGCGACCGTCATGACCGCGGACGGTACCGGCGGGTTCCTCACCACCGCGACCTGCGGACGGGTCGGCGCCACGGTCACCCTCGCCAACGGCCAGAGGGGCACCGTCGTGTGGTCGGACCGCGATGGTGACGGGGTCGCCTTCGTCCGCGGCCGGGAGGACTGGATCCTCACCCCCTACGCCCGCCGCTACCAGGGCGGCGGCCCCCTGCTCATCCGGGGATCGCAGGAGGCCGACGTCGGGGCCGACGTCTGCCGATCCGGAACCACCACCGGCTGGCACTGCGGGACCATCCAGGCCAAGAACCAGACCATCCCCTACCCCTGGCGACTGCGCGGGATGACCCGGACCGACGCGTGCGGAGAGCCGGGTGACGACGGAGGCCCGTTCTACAGCGGAAGCCAACTCCAGGGAATCCTGATCGCCGGAAGCGGCAACTGCCGTATCGGAGGGATCACCCATTTCAAACCGATCGCTCCTGTCCTGCAGAAGCACGACCTGCGGCTCATCACGGGGTGA
- a CDS encoding S1 family peptidase: MTPIPHTLRLLGAALLALATLLALAPTASADTGRTAAPPPTADDTVEIMAGNPVYGTGTRCTIGATVRTADGTGGFLTAATCGPAGATVRLSNGETGVIVWSSREDGVAFVRAKENWILTPYANRYQGGGHLTIRGSQEAPVGAAVCRSGPTTGWRCGTIQAKNQTVAFPWGAMRGLTRISACAEPGDEGGPVYRDGQLQGLIVGGSGNCRTGGTTFFKPINPILHKYNLRLVTG, encoded by the coding sequence ATGACACCCATCCCCCACACCCTGCGCCTCCTCGGCGCCGCCCTCCTCGCCCTCGCGACCCTCCTCGCCCTCGCCCCCACCGCATCCGCCGACACCGGCCGCACCGCAGCACCCCCTCCCACGGCCGATGACACCGTGGAGATCATGGCCGGCAACCCCGTCTACGGGACCGGAACGCGCTGCACCATAGGCGCGACCGTCAGAACCGCCGACGGCACCGGCGGGTTCCTCACAGCCGCCACCTGCGGCCCGGCCGGCGCCACGGTCCGCCTCTCCAACGGCGAGACCGGCGTGATCGTGTGGTCCTCCCGTGAAGACGGGGTCGCCTTCGTCCGGGCCAAAGAGAACTGGATCCTCACCCCCTACGCCAACCGGTACCAAGGCGGCGGCCACCTGACCATCCGCGGGTCCCAGGAGGCTCCGGTCGGCGCCGCCGTCTGCCGATCCGGCCCGACCACCGGCTGGCGCTGCGGAACCATCCAGGCCAAGAACCAGACCGTCGCCTTTCCGTGGGGCGCCATGCGCGGACTGACCCGGATCAGCGCGTGCGCTGAGCCCGGCGACGAAGGCGGCCCCGTCTACCGCGACGGCCAGCTCCAGGGCCTCATCGTCGGCGGCAGCGGCAACTGCCGGACCGGAGGCACCACCTTCTTCAAACCGATCAACCCGATCCTGCACAAGTACAACTTGAGGCTCGTCACCGGCTGA
- a CDS encoding S1 family peptidase: MTPIPHTLRLLGASLLTLATLLALTPTASADTGRASTSTPTTERAVHLITGDSFSRFSRQCTISAVVVTADGTGGFLTPFSCGRAGDIVTAPGGTSGTIVWSSREDGVAFVQAHKDWILTPYTRLSGVGRYITITGSQEANIGTSVCRSGPTTGWRCGTIQAKNQTVDLPEGPMHGLTRTNVCVEPGEGELGTPYFSGTHHQGITVAGSGNCRTGGTTFFKPINPILHKYSLRLVTG, encoded by the coding sequence ATGACACCCATCCCCCACACCCTGCGCCTCCTCGGCGCCTCCCTGCTGACCCTCGCGACCCTCCTCGCCCTCACCCCCACCGCATCCGCCGACACCGGCCGCGCCAGCACCTCTACTCCCACCACCGAGCGAGCGGTCCACCTCATCACGGGTGACTCTTTCTCCAGGTTCAGCCGCCAGTGCACGATCAGCGCGGTCGTCGTGACCGCAGACGGCACCGGTGGATTCCTCACCCCGTTCTCCTGCGGGCGAGCAGGCGACATCGTCACCGCGCCGGGCGGTACGAGCGGCACCATCGTGTGGTCCTCCCGCGAAGACGGCGTCGCATTCGTCCAGGCGCACAAGGACTGGATCCTCACCCCCTACACTCGCCTGTCCGGCGTCGGCCGATATATCACCATCACGGGATCGCAGGAGGCCAATATCGGAACCTCCGTCTGCCGTTCCGGCCCTACCACCGGCTGGCGCTGCGGAACCATCCAGGCCAAGAACCAGACCGTTGACCTCCCCGAAGGACCCATGCACGGGCTGACCCGGACCAATGTGTGTGTTGAGCCAGGAGAGGGAGAACTGGGAACTCCGTACTTCAGCGGTACCCACCACCAGGGCATCACCGTCGCCGGCAGCGGGAACTGCCGCACCGGCGGCACCACCTTCTTCAAGCCGATCAACCCGATCCTGCACAAGTACAGCCTGCGGCTCGTCACGGGCTGA
- a CDS encoding FtsX-like permease family protein — MLRTTLAGLRMHKGRLITTALAIILGVMFVSGTLVFTDTIDDTFNAKVKGSTDRIDAAVLIDWDTAAPEPDDEQEWQEPTLTPGMLAAARDLPEVAEADGLIRGDAPLLDKDGRIVGWGTAGISVGDDLATRHTAAEGRLPTADDEVAIGNTSATATGYGPGDTVTILDSDGDPRDFTVVGIIDLGVDQDLAMQGAVGFTPATTTRMTGSSDFTEIDVIGADGTTPDEVKQALDTALGAPAKVMTGQELGDAMAEGAGGGQVKLLGTALLLFAAVAMFVAGIVIYNTFAILIAQRQRETALLRCVGAHRGQVFGQVLTEAAVVGALSSLIGIAAGYLLATAGITAVGSLAPALLDGVTVSGLPTLSPTTVIAGLLVGTAVTVVSALLPAWRATAIPPLAALRSGAVAAGMEEGSGWKRAAASAVFFLAAAAMVAYAVRGEADDTGMILVAAAGMVCFVGVVTIGPLLVRAVVGLVGAPMRKIGVPSMLAADNARRSPKRAATAMIALTVGATLMTGYAVINSSMEATLDDQLGLKFSVDYEVMRQPIGGLGAAADEEDADTGVPPEITRKLDALPQIDGTFPRRQAEATLDGPEEEFSTPVVGYIGAEVGTDVRQKVVAGDLSQVGPGKIAVHLGLTDWLGLEVGDTITLPTERGERSYEIAAIPDGDGPLWGIVLDDTDFAAAFPGSTTDDAVLVKAADGEELANVREAILGAISADPTLVLGGAAEMKEQYSGIMNGVFWTVAALLGLAIIIAVFGIANTMALSVLERTRESALLRALGLTRAQLRRMLSIEAVLVSLIGTALGVALGVVFGWAAAAATFDHLILRVPTGLITVFLAAAVIAGLLAAVLPARKAARTSIAGLGSGEVG; from the coding sequence GTGCTGCGCACCACCCTGGCCGGCCTGCGCATGCACAAGGGCCGCCTGATCACCACCGCCCTGGCCATCATCCTCGGCGTCATGTTCGTCTCCGGCACCCTCGTCTTCACCGACACCATCGACGACACCTTCAACGCCAAGGTGAAGGGCTCCACCGACCGGATCGACGCCGCCGTCCTCATCGACTGGGACACCGCCGCCCCCGAGCCCGACGACGAACAGGAGTGGCAGGAGCCCACGCTCACCCCCGGCATGCTCGCCGCGGCCCGCGACCTGCCCGAGGTCGCCGAGGCCGACGGCCTCATCCGCGGCGACGCCCCGCTGCTCGACAAGGACGGCCGCATCGTCGGCTGGGGCACCGCCGGCATCTCCGTCGGCGACGACCTCGCCACCCGCCACACCGCAGCCGAGGGGCGCCTGCCCACGGCCGACGACGAAGTCGCCATCGGCAACACCAGCGCCACCGCCACCGGCTACGGCCCCGGCGACACCGTCACCATCCTCGACTCCGACGGCGACCCCCGCGACTTCACCGTCGTGGGCATCATCGACCTCGGCGTCGACCAGGACCTCGCCATGCAGGGCGCCGTCGGCTTCACCCCCGCGACCACGACCCGGATGACCGGGTCGTCCGACTTCACCGAGATCGACGTCATCGGCGCCGACGGCACCACACCCGACGAAGTCAAACAGGCCCTCGACACCGCGCTCGGCGCCCCCGCCAAGGTCATGACCGGCCAGGAACTCGGCGACGCCATGGCCGAGGGTGCCGGCGGCGGCCAGGTGAAACTCCTGGGCACCGCACTGCTGCTGTTCGCCGCCGTCGCGATGTTCGTCGCCGGCATCGTCATCTACAACACCTTCGCCATCCTCATCGCCCAGCGCCAGCGCGAAACCGCCCTGCTGCGCTGCGTCGGCGCCCATCGCGGCCAGGTCTTCGGCCAGGTCCTGACCGAAGCGGCCGTCGTGGGTGCCCTCTCCTCCCTCATCGGAATCGCGGCCGGATACCTCCTGGCCACCGCGGGCATCACCGCCGTCGGTTCCCTGGCACCCGCCCTCCTGGACGGCGTGACCGTCAGCGGCCTGCCGACGCTCAGCCCCACCACCGTCATCGCCGGACTGCTGGTCGGCACCGCCGTCACCGTGGTCTCCGCCCTGCTCCCGGCCTGGCGCGCCACCGCCATCCCGCCGCTCGCGGCGCTGCGGTCGGGCGCCGTAGCCGCCGGCATGGAGGAGGGCAGCGGGTGGAAGCGCGCCGCCGCATCCGCGGTGTTCTTCCTCGCCGCGGCCGCGATGGTCGCCTACGCCGTGCGCGGCGAGGCCGACGACACCGGGATGATCCTCGTCGCCGCCGCCGGAATGGTGTGCTTCGTCGGAGTCGTGACCATCGGCCCGCTGCTGGTGCGCGCCGTCGTCGGCCTCGTCGGCGCCCCCATGCGAAAGATCGGCGTGCCCAGCATGCTCGCCGCCGACAACGCCCGGCGCAGTCCCAAACGCGCCGCCACCGCCATGATCGCGCTCACCGTCGGCGCCACCCTGATGACCGGCTACGCCGTGATCAACTCCTCGATGGAGGCCACCCTCGACGACCAGCTGGGGCTGAAGTTCTCCGTCGACTACGAGGTGATGCGCCAGCCGATCGGGGGCCTCGGCGCCGCGGCCGATGAGGAGGACGCCGACACCGGCGTCCCACCGGAGATCACCCGGAAACTGGACGCGCTTCCCCAGATCGACGGAACCTTCCCGCGGCGCCAGGCCGAAGCCACGCTGGACGGCCCTGAGGAAGAGTTCTCGACCCCGGTCGTCGGTTACATCGGGGCCGAGGTCGGCACCGATGTGCGGCAGAAGGTCGTCGCCGGAGACCTCTCCCAGGTCGGGCCGGGCAAGATCGCGGTCCACCTCGGCCTGACGGACTGGCTCGGCCTGGAGGTCGGTGACACCATCACGCTCCCCACCGAGCGGGGAGAGCGGTCCTACGAGATCGCGGCCATCCCCGACGGGGACGGCCCGCTGTGGGGCATCGTCCTGGACGACACCGACTTCGCCGCCGCCTTCCCCGGTTCCACCACCGACGACGCGGTGCTGGTGAAAGCAGCGGATGGGGAAGAGCTGGCGAACGTCCGAGAGGCCATCCTGGGTGCGATATCGGCGGACCCCACGCTCGTCCTCGGCGGCGCGGCCGAGATGAAGGAGCAGTACTCCGGCATCATGAACGGCGTGTTCTGGACGGTGGCCGCACTCCTCGGGCTGGCGATCATCATCGCGGTCTTCGGCATCGCCAACACCATGGCACTGTCGGTGCTGGAACGCACCCGCGAGTCGGCTCTGCTGCGCGCGCTCGGCCTGACCCGGGCGCAGCTGCGGAGGATGCTGAGCATCGAGGCCGTCCTGGTGTCCCTCATCGGCACCGCTCTGGGGGTCGCGCTCGGAGTGGTGTTCGGCTGGGCCGCTGCGGCGGCCACGTTCGACCACCTGATCCTGCGCGTGCCGACGGGTCTGATCACGGTGTTCCTCGCCGCGGCGGTGATCGCCGGGCTGCTCGCCGCGGTCCTGCCCGCGCGTAAGGCCGCGCGCACCTCGATCGCGGGGCTGGGCTCCGGCGAGGTCGGCTGA
- a CDS encoding ABC transporter ATP-binding protein, with protein MREHATAIAPRPSSPEPVVTARNLTKVYGSGDSAVRALDDVSVEFTRGAFTAIMGPSGSGKSTLMHTLAGLDTATSGTVHLGRTDITRLKDKQLTLLRRDRIGFIFQSFNLLPMLTAEQNILLPAQIAKRGTDRERFDHIIKVVGLENRLHHLPSKLSGGQQQRVAVARALLGAPEVVYADEPTGNLDSRSGAEVLAFLRDSARELGQTIVMVTHDPVAASYADRVVFLRDGRLVDEVHAPTAETVLDRLVKLEA; from the coding sequence GTGCGCGAACACGCCACTGCCATCGCACCCCGGCCATCGAGCCCCGAGCCGGTCGTCACCGCCCGTAATCTCACCAAGGTGTACGGCAGCGGGGACTCGGCGGTCCGCGCCCTGGACGACGTGTCGGTGGAGTTCACCCGCGGCGCGTTCACCGCGATCATGGGCCCCTCCGGATCGGGCAAGTCCACCCTCATGCACACCCTGGCCGGACTGGACACCGCCACCTCCGGCACCGTCCACCTCGGCCGCACCGACATCACCCGCCTCAAGGACAAGCAGCTCACCCTCCTGCGCCGCGACCGCATCGGCTTCATCTTCCAGTCCTTCAACCTCCTGCCCATGCTCACCGCCGAGCAGAACATCCTCCTGCCCGCCCAGATCGCCAAACGCGGCACCGACCGCGAGCGCTTCGACCACATCATCAAGGTCGTCGGCCTGGAGAACCGGCTGCACCACCTGCCCTCCAAGCTGTCCGGCGGCCAGCAGCAGCGCGTGGCCGTGGCCCGCGCCCTGCTCGGCGCCCCCGAGGTCGTCTACGCCGACGAGCCCACCGGCAACCTCGATTCGCGCTCCGGCGCCGAGGTCCTGGCCTTCCTGCGCGACTCGGCCCGCGAGCTGGGCCAGACCATCGTCATGGTCACCCACGACCCCGTCGCCGCCTCCTACGCCGACCGGGTCGTCTTCCTGCGCGACGGCCGCCTGGTCGACGAGGTCCACGCCCCCACCGCCGAGACCGTGCTCGACCGCCTCGTGAAGCTGGAGGCCTGA
- a CDS encoding F510_1955 family glycosylhydrolase, with amino-acid sequence MYTTTQRLLGPAALLASALLVTACGPAAEDAAPDGADGTPVDGFLLPEETAHVHGIVSDPDSGGLLLGTHYGIYRVTGADDDVEAELIGPVMDYMGLAEAGRDRLVASGHPGTGTQDLPNPVGLLESTDGGKTWTTLSRAGQSDFHALTATEDTVIGFDGALVATDDGEKWRELAPDVAAISLATDDDATTVVATTQEGVRRSTDGGETFTTVDGAPPLMLVDWSADDTVLGIDPTGGVHRSDDAGRTWSELGSAQGAPEAFHATPDHIAAVVHGVLVVSHDEGATFGAPRLPAD; translated from the coding sequence ATGTACACCACCACACAGCGCCTGCTCGGCCCCGCGGCGCTTCTCGCCTCCGCACTCCTGGTCACCGCCTGCGGCCCCGCGGCCGAGGACGCCGCCCCCGACGGCGCCGACGGCACCCCCGTCGACGGCTTCCTCCTGCCCGAAGAGACCGCGCACGTGCACGGCATCGTCTCCGACCCCGACAGCGGGGGCCTGCTGCTGGGCACCCACTACGGCATCTACCGGGTCACCGGCGCCGACGACGACGTCGAAGCCGAGCTGATCGGCCCGGTCATGGACTACATGGGCCTGGCCGAGGCCGGCCGCGACCGGCTCGTGGCCAGCGGCCACCCCGGCACCGGCACCCAGGACCTGCCCAACCCCGTCGGCCTTCTGGAATCCACCGACGGCGGCAAGACCTGGACCACCCTCTCCCGTGCGGGCCAGTCCGACTTCCACGCCCTCACCGCCACCGAGGACACCGTCATCGGCTTCGACGGCGCCCTTGTGGCCACCGACGACGGCGAGAAGTGGCGCGAACTCGCCCCCGATGTCGCCGCGATCTCCCTCGCCACCGACGACGACGCCACCACCGTCGTGGCCACCACGCAGGAAGGCGTGCGCCGCTCCACCGACGGCGGCGAGACCTTCACCACCGTCGACGGCGCCCCGCCGCTCATGCTGGTCGACTGGTCCGCCGACGACACCGTCCTGGGAATCGACCCCACCGGCGGCGTCCACCGCAGCGACGACGCCGGGCGGACCTGGAGCGAACTCGGATCGGCCCAAGGCGCCCCTGAAGCCTTCCATGCCACGCCCGACCACATCGCCGCCGTCGTCCACGGCGTCCTCGTGGTCTCCCACGACGAGGGCGCGACCTTCGGCGCGCCCCGGCTGCCCGCCGACTGA
- a CDS encoding DUF6153 family protein — protein MTRTGGRARGRVHPAHLALGILAALMAVVFAAHHELLLPQHAVHAAPAAPSAAAAPHGADTGPHPHTTASAVPASHGAGHGTGTTSSGTCDSSDNGGCLTAPTALPLPAPAPAPDILLPPPAPPATGLPPAHTIGPSPPPDLAELSILRI, from the coding sequence ATGACGAGGACCGGGGGACGGGCCCGCGGCCGCGTCCACCCTGCCCACCTGGCCCTGGGCATCCTCGCCGCGCTCATGGCCGTCGTCTTCGCGGCCCACCACGAGCTCCTGCTCCCCCAGCACGCCGTCCACGCCGCACCCGCCGCGCCGTCCGCGGCCGCCGCGCCACACGGCGCCGACACCGGCCCCCACCCACACACCACCGCCTCCGCCGTACCCGCATCCCACGGCGCAGGACACGGCACCGGCACAACCTCCTCCGGCACCTGCGACTCCTCCGACAACGGCGGCTGCCTCACCGCCCCCACCGCCCTGCCGCTGCCCGCCCCCGCCCCGGCACCCGACATCCTCCTGCCGCCGCCCGCACCCCCCGCCACCGGCCTGCCGCCCGCCCACACCATCGGCCCCTCCCCACCCCCCGACCTGGCCGAACTGTCGATCCTGCGGATCTAA
- a CDS encoding GTP-binding protein: MESAPATVGGAAAALPVTVLSGFLGSGKTTLLNHVLHNRVGLRVAVIVNDMSEVNIDAGLVRGGGALSRTRERLVEMTNGCICCTLRDDLLVEVDRLAREGRFDHLLIESSGISEPMPVAATFAFADENGDSLLDRARIDTMVSVVDAADFLRELDRGDDLTARGLDAYEGDERTVSDLLIDQVEFADVLVVNKADLVGPAELDRVEAALRRLNPPARVVRTEYGRIDPRLIVGADLFDLERASRAPGWAAELNGDHVPETEEYGISSVVLRSERPFHPGRLWELVETGLDSGTYGTVLRSKGFFWLATRAEVTGLWSQAGPVVRFEPSGVWDPADGPRVGYRPEDLEGAESVPPRQELVFIGTGLRGDALLQALRDCLLTDAEMALPWGRLPDPFPEWDIRGLHSHSHSHDHDHALHLPGAG; encoded by the coding sequence ATGGAATCCGCGCCCGCGACCGTCGGCGGCGCAGCCGCAGCGCTCCCGGTCACCGTCCTGTCCGGTTTCCTCGGTTCCGGCAAGACCACGCTGCTCAACCACGTCCTGCACAACCGGGTGGGGCTGCGCGTCGCCGTGATCGTCAACGACATGAGCGAGGTCAACATCGACGCCGGGCTGGTGCGGGGTGGCGGCGCGCTGTCGCGCACCCGGGAGCGGCTCGTCGAGATGACCAACGGGTGCATCTGCTGCACCCTGCGCGACGACCTGCTCGTGGAGGTCGACCGGCTGGCCCGGGAGGGCCGCTTCGACCACCTCCTCATCGAGTCCAGCGGCATCTCCGAGCCGATGCCGGTCGCCGCGACCTTCGCGTTCGCCGATGAGAACGGGGACAGCCTGCTCGACCGCGCCCGCATCGACACCATGGTCTCCGTCGTCGACGCGGCCGACTTCCTGCGCGAGCTCGACCGCGGCGACGACCTCACCGCCCGCGGGCTGGACGCCTACGAGGGGGACGAGCGCACCGTCAGCGACCTCCTCATCGACCAGGTCGAGTTCGCCGACGTGCTGGTGGTCAACAAGGCCGACCTCGTCGGGCCCGCGGAACTGGACCGGGTCGAGGCGGCGCTGCGGCGGCTCAACCCGCCGGCCAGGGTGGTGCGTACCGAGTACGGCCGCATCGACCCGCGGCTCATCGTGGGGGCCGACCTGTTCGACCTGGAGCGTGCGTCCCGTGCGCCCGGCTGGGCCGCCGAACTCAACGGCGACCACGTCCCCGAGACCGAGGAGTACGGCATCTCCAGCGTGGTGCTGCGCTCCGAGCGGCCGTTCCACCCCGGCCGCCTGTGGGAGCTGGTCGAAACCGGGCTGGACTCGGGCACCTACGGCACCGTCCTGCGGTCCAAGGGCTTCTTCTGGCTCGCCACCCGCGCCGAGGTCACCGGACTGTGGTCGCAGGCCGGGCCGGTGGTGCGGTTCGAGCCCTCGGGTGTGTGGGACCCGGCCGACGGCCCCCGGGTCGGCTACCGCCCTGAGGACCTGGAGGGCGCCGAGAGCGTGCCCCCGCGCCAGGAACTCGTCTTCATCGGCACCGGGCTGCGCGGCGACGCCCTGCTGCAGGCGCTTCGGGACTGCCTGCTCACCGACGCCGAGATGGCCCTGCCTTGGGGCCGCCTGCCCGACCCCTTCCCCGAGTGGGATATCCGCGGCCTGCACTCCCACTCCCACTCCCACGATCACGACCACGCCCTCCACCTGCCCGGTGCGGGCTGA
- a CDS encoding MFS transporter: MAQRTTGETGPGSQVRRVAGASFIGTTIEWYDFFIYATAAQLVFGSQFFTALSPAAASLTAVTTIGVSFVARPLGGVLMGHFGDRIGRRAMLVLALLLMGVATVGVGLLPTYAQIGLAAPVLLVVFRLLQGLSAGGEWGGAALMAVEHAPVHRRGLFGAFPQLGAPAGLVLANGAFFLVTSATTAEQFQSWGWRIPFLFSAVLIVVGLFIRLRVDESPEFTELKQRAQRSRRPIAEMLRHHPRPFLVAIGVFVANNGMGYVLLGFVLIHATTRLGVAENTMLLVIVAGALLWMATTMWAAWRSDAVGRRPVYLLGSVWLILWAFPFFLLLDTAAVPMMLAAVLMLAVGLGLTYGPQAALYAELFPARVRYSGASFAYALGAILGGGFAPFASAALTESTGTTLSVSAYMVLLGIVSLIAVVKIPETPEQVRERRRAGTAGGEDRSAGR, from the coding sequence TTGGCACAACGCACCACCGGGGAGACCGGGCCGGGGTCGCAGGTCCGCCGCGTGGCCGGGGCGAGCTTCATCGGCACCACGATCGAGTGGTACGACTTCTTCATCTACGCCACCGCAGCCCAGCTGGTCTTCGGGTCGCAGTTCTTCACCGCGCTGTCACCCGCGGCCGCGAGCCTGACGGCGGTCACCACCATCGGCGTCAGCTTCGTGGCACGACCGCTGGGCGGCGTCCTGATGGGCCACTTCGGCGACCGCATCGGCCGCCGCGCCATGCTGGTGCTGGCCCTGCTGCTCATGGGTGTGGCGACGGTCGGCGTCGGCCTCCTGCCCACCTACGCCCAGATCGGCCTGGCCGCACCGGTCCTGCTGGTGGTCTTCCGGCTGCTGCAGGGTCTGAGCGCGGGCGGCGAGTGGGGCGGGGCGGCGCTCATGGCCGTCGAGCACGCGCCCGTCCACCGGCGCGGCCTGTTCGGCGCGTTCCCGCAGCTGGGCGCCCCGGCCGGGCTCGTCCTGGCCAACGGCGCGTTCTTCCTGGTCACCAGCGCGACGACGGCCGAGCAGTTCCAGTCGTGGGGCTGGCGCATCCCGTTCCTGTTCAGCGCGGTGCTCATCGTCGTGGGACTGTTCATCCGGCTGCGGGTCGACGAGTCCCCCGAGTTCACCGAACTCAAACAGCGCGCCCAGCGCTCCCGGCGGCCCATCGCCGAGATGCTGCGCCACCACCCCCGCCCGTTCCTCGTCGCCATCGGCGTGTTCGTCGCCAACAACGGCATGGGCTACGTGCTCCTCGGATTCGTCCTCATCCACGCCACCACCCGGCTCGGCGTCGCGGAGAACACGATGCTGCTGGTCATCGTGGCCGGAGCGCTGCTGTGGATGGCGACCACCATGTGGGCGGCCTGGCGCTCGGACGCGGTGGGGCGGCGCCCCGTCTATCTCCTGGGCTCGGTGTGGCTGATCCTGTGGGCCTTCCCGTTCTTCCTGCTGCTGGACACCGCCGCGGTCCCGATGATGCTGGCCGCGGTGCTGATGCTGGCGGTCGGGCTCGGCCTGACCTACGGGCCGCAGGCGGCGCTGTACGCGGAGCTGTTCCCGGCCAGGGTGCGCTACAGCGGCGCGTCGTTCGCCTACGCTCTCGGCGCGATCCTGGGCGGCGGCTTCGCACCGTTCGCCTCGGCGGCGCTGACGGAGTCCACCGGCACCACGCTGTCGGTGTCGGCCTACATGGTGCTGCTGGGGATCGTGTCGCTGATCGCGGTGGTCAAGATCCCCGAGACGCCCGAGCAGGTCCGGGAGCGGCGGCGGGCCGGGACGGCTGGGGGCGAGGACCGCTCCGCAGGGCGCTGA
- a CDS encoding TetR family transcriptional regulator, whose amino-acid sequence MVSKQRRLPRQVREQQVIDAAVQVFSRVGYHTASVEEIAEAAGISKPMVYIYLGSKEGLFTACIHREADRLVEAVRSALRSDATPEQRLWEGLRAFFRFVAGHRESWKVLYQQARSQGEPFSKEVAQARCRVMDEITALVVSGTELPDGGRIISTEDAELLARIAAGAADALTDWLLEHPRETPEDLTMRVMEIARIGAHRYYRPGAAGPGIVRPRTGS is encoded by the coding sequence GTGGTCAGCAAACAGCGGCGGTTGCCGCGTCAGGTCAGAGAACAGCAGGTGATCGACGCCGCCGTCCAGGTGTTCTCGCGCGTCGGCTACCACACGGCCAGCGTCGAGGAAATAGCCGAGGCGGCCGGAATATCCAAGCCCATGGTCTACATCTATCTGGGCTCCAAGGAAGGGCTGTTCACCGCCTGCATCCACCGCGAGGCCGACCGGCTCGTCGAGGCGGTGCGCTCCGCGCTGCGGAGCGACGCCACACCCGAGCAGCGCCTATGGGAGGGGCTGCGCGCGTTCTTCCGGTTCGTCGCCGGCCACCGCGAGAGCTGGAAGGTCCTCTACCAGCAGGCCCGCAGCCAGGGCGAACCCTTCTCCAAGGAGGTCGCCCAGGCGCGCTGCCGCGTCATGGACGAGATCACCGCGCTGGTGGTCTCCGGTACCGAGCTGCCCGACGGCGGACGGATCATCTCCACCGAGGATGCCGAGCTCCTCGCCCGCATCGCGGCGGGCGCCGCCGACGCACTCACCGACTGGTTGCTGGAGCACCCCCGGGAGACGCCGGAGGACCTGACGATGCGCGTCATGGAGATCGCCCGCATCGGAGCCCACCGCTACTACCGCCCGGGGGCGGCGGGCCCCGGAATCGTCCGCCCCCGGACGGGGAGCTGA